The following are from one region of the Paenibacillus sabinae T27 genome:
- a CDS encoding sulfite reductase subunit alpha translates to MTTTKVKSVCPYCGVGCGIVLEVSGNHVVKLTGDKTHPANFGRLCTKGSTAALAITESGRMEYAYIRQERKAPPVKAGINEAITGTAKRLRAILDEHGPDALSFYVSGQMSLEAQYLINKLAKGFIRTNNIESNSRLCMASAGSGYKLSLGADGPPGSYQDMDNTDLFFVIGANMADCHPILFLRLMDRVKAGAKLIVVDPRRTATAEKAHLFMQIRPGTDLALLNGLLHLLVKNGHTDPDFISEFTSGFEHMPEFLEDYTPDKVAEITGIPESDIRQAAEWIGKAPNWMTCWTMGLNQSTHGTWHTNAICNLHLATGAICRPGSGPFSLTGQPNAMGGREMGYMGPGLPGQRSVLSEADRRFIEEMWKVPQGTLRSEVGTGTVSMFESMKSGDIKACWIICTNPVATVPNRQNVIAGLEAAELVITQDAFLDTETNRFADILLPGALWAEGEGVMINSERNLTLMRKAVDPPGEALPDWQIIAWVACEMGYSEAFSYASSDEVYREIQQAWNPKTGYDIRGASYDRLRETPVQWPCPPDGASDRNPIRYLSDEAVGTTALKEPADSSAPRILFPTESGKGIFWARPYMPPTELPDGEYPFVLNTGRLQHQWHTLTKTGKVPTLNKLNPGPFIEIHPEDAAMLDIKDQDPVEIRSKRGQAILPALVSDRVRRGNCFSPFHWNDVFGTNLAVNNVTNDSVDSLSLQPEIKYCSVSLGKAAVHPSAGQDKQPNEIETRYQPDAVTVNPKEALYMAQLDTLENVLGLQSPKAVTLDLHEQAYLSGFITSLRAGDSQSASGIPVLPPAAPIEPLKRHWVDGLLAGMFSRSPLQGEQTISSLEAAAAAGPEAAGGLPVTILWASQTGNAEGAAIYCAKKLQESGSNVRLVNMNQYSVPDLAGERFVLFIASTFGAGDPPDNGASFFQSLQADNASRLTKLRYAVLALGDSSYDQFCGFGRNLDTRLAELGAERLMDCMHCDTDYEEQVDTWLDTASVILSEYADGPEGPLSSAGAASVTVQAAGSGTSPLAAEPAGYHRNRPIQSRILFNRRLNKEDSEKETRHYAFDLRNTGLRYEAGDALGVWPTNCPELVAELLRTLNLEPSTPVTVKGQGELPIGKALLHHFEIARIHPEMLRFIRDLSLSERLNELLQSENQTTLKDWLWGRQLIDVLKEFPVSISAAEFTGRLKPLQPRLYSISSSPKANPDEVHITVSTLRYDYMGNPRKGVCSTFLADLATMDTEIPIFIQKNGHFCPPTNPDAPMIMVGPGTGIAPFRGFLQERRATGAKGKNWLIFGEQREDCDFYFRDELEAFMKEGFLHRLDTAFSRDQADKIYVQHRMLEHGAELWAWLQEGAHFYVCGDATQMAKEVDEALRAVIQQHGGMSADEAKHYVHEMSLGKRYQRDVY, encoded by the coding sequence GCAGATTGTGCACCAAAGGCAGTACGGCCGCCTTGGCTATTACTGAATCGGGGCGTATGGAATACGCATATATCCGTCAGGAGCGTAAAGCTCCGCCCGTTAAAGCCGGCATAAATGAAGCCATTACCGGTACGGCCAAGCGGCTGCGCGCCATTCTGGACGAACACGGCCCGGACGCCCTCTCCTTTTATGTCTCGGGTCAAATGTCCCTGGAGGCTCAATACCTGATCAACAAGCTGGCCAAGGGCTTTATAAGAACGAATAACATCGAATCCAATTCACGCCTTTGTATGGCGAGCGCCGGCAGCGGCTACAAGCTGTCGCTCGGAGCGGATGGGCCTCCAGGGTCGTATCAGGATATGGATAACACGGATTTATTCTTCGTCATCGGAGCAAATATGGCCGATTGTCATCCGATTCTGTTCCTTCGGCTGATGGACCGGGTCAAGGCGGGAGCGAAGCTGATTGTCGTCGATCCCCGCAGGACCGCAACCGCAGAGAAAGCACATCTGTTCATGCAGATTAGGCCCGGAACGGACCTTGCCCTGCTTAACGGACTGCTGCATCTGCTAGTGAAGAACGGCCATACCGACCCGGATTTCATCTCCGAGTTCACTTCGGGCTTTGAGCATATGCCGGAATTCCTGGAGGATTACACTCCGGACAAGGTGGCCGAAATTACAGGAATCCCTGAGTCGGATATCCGCCAAGCCGCCGAATGGATCGGGAAAGCACCGAATTGGATGACCTGCTGGACCATGGGCCTCAATCAGAGCACGCATGGGACCTGGCACACGAATGCCATCTGCAACCTGCATCTCGCTACGGGAGCCATATGCCGCCCGGGCAGCGGTCCCTTCTCTCTCACCGGCCAGCCGAATGCCATGGGCGGCCGGGAGATGGGATACATGGGGCCGGGCTTGCCCGGTCAGCGCTCCGTCCTTAGCGAAGCAGACCGCAGATTCATTGAGGAGATGTGGAAGGTTCCTCAAGGCACCCTCCGCAGCGAGGTCGGCACCGGCACAGTGTCCATGTTCGAAAGCATGAAATCCGGCGATATCAAAGCCTGCTGGATTATCTGTACGAACCCGGTGGCCACCGTCCCCAACCGGCAGAACGTCATTGCCGGGCTGGAGGCTGCGGAGCTGGTCATTACACAGGATGCGTTCCTGGATACCGAGACGAACCGTTTCGCGGATATCCTGCTCCCCGGCGCCTTATGGGCCGAGGGTGAAGGCGTGATGATTAATTCCGAACGCAACCTGACCTTAATGCGGAAAGCCGTCGATCCACCCGGAGAAGCCCTGCCCGATTGGCAGATCATTGCTTGGGTTGCTTGTGAAATGGGCTATTCGGAAGCATTTTCCTATGCGTCCTCGGATGAGGTCTACCGGGAAATCCAGCAGGCATGGAATCCGAAGACCGGTTATGACATCCGGGGAGCGTCTTATGATAGGCTGCGTGAGACGCCGGTTCAGTGGCCTTGTCCGCCGGATGGCGCAAGCGACCGCAACCCGATCCGCTATCTGAGCGATGAAGCTGTTGGTACGACTGCGCTTAAAGAGCCTGCGGACAGCAGCGCTCCGCGTATTCTCTTCCCGACTGAAAGCGGCAAAGGGATCTTCTGGGCGCGTCCCTATATGCCGCCGACGGAATTGCCGGATGGCGAATATCCCTTTGTGCTGAATACCGGCCGTTTGCAGCATCAATGGCATACGCTGACCAAAACGGGTAAAGTTCCAACGCTGAACAAATTGAACCCGGGGCCTTTTATTGAGATACACCCGGAGGATGCGGCGATGCTCGACATCAAGGATCAAGATCCGGTTGAAATTCGTTCGAAGCGCGGGCAGGCCATTCTTCCCGCTTTGGTTTCAGACCGGGTGCGTCGGGGGAACTGCTTCTCCCCCTTCCACTGGAATGATGTGTTCGGAACGAATCTTGCGGTAAACAATGTAACCAATGATTCGGTGGATTCCCTCTCCCTCCAGCCCGAAATCAAATATTGCTCCGTCTCGTTAGGCAAAGCAGCGGTTCATCCGTCAGCGGGGCAAGATAAACAGCCTAACGAAATTGAAACCCGGTACCAACCGGACGCTGTAACCGTCAATCCGAAGGAGGCACTGTACATGGCACAACTGGATACGCTTGAAAACGTGTTGGGCCTTCAATCCCCTAAAGCCGTGACACTGGATCTTCATGAGCAAGCCTATCTGTCAGGCTTCATCACCAGTCTGCGCGCCGGGGATTCGCAATCGGCTTCCGGCATTCCGGTTCTGCCACCCGCTGCCCCGATTGAACCGTTGAAACGCCATTGGGTGGATGGGCTGCTGGCCGGGATGTTCTCTCGGAGCCCCCTTCAAGGTGAACAGACGATTTCCAGCCTTGAAGCGGCGGCCGCTGCGGGGCCAGAGGCTGCGGGAGGACTTCCTGTTACCATTCTCTGGGCGTCGCAGACCGGAAACGCGGAAGGTGCTGCTATCTATTGCGCTAAAAAATTACAGGAGTCAGGCTCTAATGTAAGACTCGTCAATATGAACCAATATTCCGTACCGGATCTGGCCGGGGAACGCTTCGTCCTGTTTATTGCGAGCACCTTCGGAGCGGGAGATCCTCCGGACAACGGAGCAAGCTTTTTCCAATCCCTGCAAGCAGATAATGCATCCCGTTTGACCAAGCTGCGCTATGCCGTTCTCGCCTTAGGCGATTCGAGTTACGATCAGTTTTGCGGATTTGGACGGAATCTGGACACTCGTCTGGCCGAGCTTGGCGCGGAGCGGCTTATGGACTGCATGCATTGTGATACGGATTATGAGGAGCAGGTTGACACGTGGTTAGATACAGCTTCTGTAATTTTATCCGAGTATGCTGACGGCCCGGAGGGACCGTTGTCATCGGCAGGCGCCGCTTCAGTGACGGTTCAGGCTGCAGGATCCGGTACGTCTCCCCTTGCTGCGGAACCCGCAGGATATCACCGGAATCGCCCGATTCAGTCACGCATCCTGTTTAATCGCAGGCTAAATAAAGAGGATTCCGAAAAAGAAACCCGTCACTACGCTTTCGATCTCCGAAATACCGGTCTTCGGTATGAAGCAGGTGACGCACTGGGTGTATGGCCGACCAATTGTCCCGAGCTTGTTGCCGAGCTGCTGCGTACACTCAATTTGGAACCGTCCACCCCGGTTACGGTTAAAGGACAGGGAGAATTGCCGATTGGCAAGGCGCTGCTCCACCACTTCGAGATTGCCCGTATTCATCCGGAAATGCTCCGGTTTATCCGGGACCTTTCACTCAGCGAACGGCTGAATGAACTGCTTCAAAGTGAAAACCAGACAACCCTGAAAGATTGGCTGTGGGGGCGCCAGCTGATCGATGTCCTCAAGGAATTTCCGGTATCGATCAGCGCGGCGGAGTTTACCGGGCGGCTAAAGCCTTTGCAGCCCCGTCTCTACTCGATTTCATCGAGTCCAAAAGCAAATCCGGATGAGGTCCATATCACGGTTTCCACCTTGCGTTACGATTACATGGGCAACCCCCGAAAAGGCGTATGCTCCACCTTTCTTGCCGACCTCGCCACGATGGATACGGAAATTCCGATTTTCATTCAGAAAAACGGGCATTTCTGCCCGCCGACGAATCCGGACGCGCCGATGATCATGGTCGGACCAGGTACCGGAATCGCTCCATTCCGCGGCTTCCTGCAGGAGCGCCGGGCGACCGGGGCCAAGGGCAAGAATTGGCTGATCTTCGGCGAACAGCGTGAGGATTGCGATTTTTACTTCAGAGATGAACTCGAAGCTTTCATGAAGGAAGGCTTTCTGCATCGCTTGGACACCGCTTTTTCCCGCGACCAGGCTGATAAAATCTATGTCCAGCACCGCATGCTGGAGCATGGTGCGGAGCTCTGGGCATGGCTTCAGGAAGGCGCTCACTTCTATGTGTGCGGAGATGCCACTCAAATGGCCAAGGAAGTCGATGAAGCGCTGAGAGCCGTTATTCAGCAGCATGGCGGGATGAGCGCAGATGAAGCAAAACATTATGTGCATGAGATGTCGCTGGGCAAGCGGTATCAGCGGGATGTTTATTAA
- a CDS encoding TetR/AcrR family transcriptional regulator produces MARSKEFDTTLVLHKAMEVFGHYGYEGTSLQNLLDGLGIARQSLYDTYGTKRDLFVSAVKYYVNDKSAAVISYLERSDSAKQAIADIFHEIVAVLQDEHRRNECFILYSAIDQIPHDPEIAAFFKLDMERLERAFYDALVRAREQGELSERHDDLLGLARYLYHSRYALTQAAKMTGNPQVLDQIAAFTLSALDK; encoded by the coding sequence ATGGCAAGAAGCAAGGAGTTTGATACGACTCTCGTGCTGCATAAAGCTATGGAAGTATTCGGACACTACGGTTATGAGGGGACCTCCCTTCAAAATTTGCTCGACGGTTTAGGGATTGCCCGCCAGAGTCTGTACGATACGTATGGAACCAAAAGGGACCTTTTCGTCTCGGCTGTCAAATATTATGTTAATGATAAATCGGCGGCAGTCATCTCCTATCTGGAGCGTTCAGATTCGGCGAAACAAGCCATTGCCGACATTTTTCACGAAATTGTTGCCGTTCTGCAGGATGAACATCGCCGCAATGAATGTTTCATTTTGTATAGCGCCATTGATCAAATTCCTCACGATCCGGAAATCGCGGCTTTCTTCAAGCTTGATATGGAACGTCTGGAACGAGCCTTCTACGACGCTTTGGTTCGGGCCCGGGAACAAGGTGAACTAAGCGAACGTCATGATGACCTGCTCGGACTTGCCCGCTATTTGTACCATTCACGGTATGCGTTAACCCAAGCGGCTAAAATGACCGGCAACCCGCAGGTGTTGGACCAGATAGCGGCTTTCACCCTCTCAGCGCTTGATAAATAA
- a CDS encoding MFS transporter, translating to MQTNKSFFTFLIALGVFGIVNTEFGVVGILPQISERFQISASQAGLLVSMFALIIALSGPFMTLLFSGINRKKILSGVLAVFAISNLISAFAPTFTALLLSRLLPAVLHPVYFSVAFAAAASSVPKEQSTNAVAKVFMGLTVGMVLGIPVTSFIGDQFSLEAAFLFSSGINTLALFGIAAFVPSLPVQGKLTYGRQLRILAKPQLWLNVTTACFILAALYSVYSYFAEYLKTVTGMNGETVSFMLVLFGVSGIIGNLQTAKYLSKDMVKTTVFYPIVLVGMYLLIFCLGRYSIPMIAIVLVWGAVFTGGLIISQTWLTSEAREAPEFANSLFVSFANLGVTLGTALGGWFLSHMGTHQITWSGILFLLIAFLCIGLKIKLFDLKEDKDLFVKKSPNQ from the coding sequence TTGCAAACGAATAAGTCTTTCTTCACCTTCCTTATCGCTCTTGGCGTATTCGGTATTGTCAATACGGAGTTTGGTGTAGTGGGGATTTTGCCTCAAATTTCTGAGCGCTTCCAAATCAGTGCTTCTCAAGCAGGTTTGCTCGTTAGCATGTTTGCTTTGATCATTGCCCTTTCTGGTCCGTTTATGACTCTTTTATTTTCTGGTATTAACCGAAAAAAAATTTTGTCCGGGGTACTTGCTGTTTTCGCCATTTCTAATCTGATTTCCGCCTTTGCCCCAACCTTTACTGCCTTATTACTGTCTAGACTGCTGCCTGCTGTTCTTCATCCAGTTTATTTTTCTGTTGCATTTGCAGCAGCCGCCAGCTCGGTTCCAAAAGAACAAAGTACCAACGCAGTGGCCAAAGTTTTTATGGGGTTAACGGTCGGGATGGTACTAGGCATTCCGGTTACATCGTTTATTGGGGATCAGTTTTCACTTGAAGCCGCTTTTTTATTTTCTTCCGGAATAAATACGCTAGCTTTGTTCGGAATTGCTGCGTTCGTTCCGTCATTACCCGTACAAGGTAAATTGACCTATGGCCGACAATTACGTATATTAGCAAAGCCGCAGCTATGGCTTAACGTTACTACGGCTTGCTTCATCCTGGCGGCTTTATATTCTGTCTATTCCTATTTTGCAGAGTATCTCAAGACGGTGACAGGTATGAATGGTGAAACCGTCAGTTTTATGCTCGTTCTTTTTGGCGTCAGCGGCATAATTGGGAATCTGCAAACGGCAAAATATTTAAGTAAGGACATGGTCAAAACCACCGTGTTTTATCCCATTGTGCTTGTCGGTATGTATTTGCTGATATTTTGTCTTGGACGTTACTCCATTCCGATGATTGCCATCGTACTGGTATGGGGAGCCGTCTTTACCGGCGGTCTCATTATAAGCCAAACATGGCTAACCTCGGAGGCCCGTGAAGCACCTGAGTTTGCTAACAGCTTATTTGTCTCCTTCGCAAATCTGGGCGTCACACTCGGCACCGCACTAGGCGGATGGTTTCTATCCCATATGGGAACACATCAAATTACGTGGAGCGGAATATTGTTTCTGCTGATTGCATTTTTGTGTATTGGATTGAAAATTAAGTTGTTTGATCTGAAAGAGGACAAGGATTTATTCGTTAAGAAATCTCCAAATCAATGA
- a CDS encoding MerR family transcriptional regulator, whose amino-acid sequence MNNSLTIRQVAALTGLSVHTLRYYEQIGLLTSIDRNEHGHRCFTSEDVTWIEFINRLKATGMTLTNMLEIAELKRKGDPTLTARRILLEEHYSEVQKALMELQTNLHLLAEKITTYKELENRHALKQKLNEQPTDRSAE is encoded by the coding sequence ATGAATAACTCACTAACCATTCGGCAAGTCGCCGCCCTTACAGGTCTTAGTGTCCATACGCTTCGTTATTATGAGCAAATAGGTCTCCTAACTTCCATTGATCGTAATGAACATGGACATCGTTGCTTTACTTCTGAAGACGTAACTTGGATCGAGTTTATTAATCGTCTTAAAGCTACCGGAATGACATTAACCAATATGCTCGAAATTGCGGAACTTAAAAGGAAAGGAGATCCAACTCTCACTGCAAGAAGAATTCTTCTAGAAGAACATTACTCAGAAGTTCAAAAAGCCCTCATGGAACTTCAGACTAATCTTCATTTACTAGCAGAAAAAATTACTACTTACAAGGAATTGGAGAACAGGCACGCATTAAAGCAAAAGTTAAATGAACAACCAACAGACCGTTCAGCTGAATAA
- a CDS encoding AAA family ATPase, giving the protein MKFVLIFGPQAVGKMTVGHELEKITDLKLFHNHMTIELLAPYFGFSREMWGLVNKFRQDIFEAAAISDIYGMIFTYVWGFDLQDDWDYVEKICKIFEDKGAEVYFVELEADLEERIERNKTPHRLEHKPTKRDIARSEQDLKRTMEQHRLNSLDGEIKKEKYIRINNTKITAREVAEIIKNRFAL; this is encoded by the coding sequence GTGAAGTTTGTTTTGATATTTGGTCCGCAGGCAGTGGGAAAAATGACAGTTGGGCATGAACTGGAAAAGATAACTGATTTAAAGTTGTTCCATAACCATATGACGATTGAATTGCTGGCTCCCTATTTTGGCTTCAGTCGTGAAATGTGGGGATTAGTTAATAAATTTCGTCAGGACATATTTGAAGCTGCCGCGATCAGTGATATATACGGAATGATATTCACTTATGTATGGGGATTCGATTTGCAGGATGATTGGGATTACGTCGAAAAAATTTGTAAAATATTTGAGGATAAAGGCGCGGAAGTCTATTTTGTTGAGCTTGAAGCTGATCTTGAGGAGAGAATAGAGCGTAACAAGACTCCTCATAGGCTTGAACATAAACCAACAAAGAGAGATATCGCACGCTCTGAACAGGACCTAAAACGGACAATGGAGCAACACCGATTGAACTCGTTAGATGGAGAAATTAAAAAAGAAAAATATATTAGAATAAACAATACGAAAATCACCGCTCGTGAAGTTGCCGAAATCATTAAGAACAGATTCGCCTTATAA
- a CDS encoding cupin domain-containing protein, with translation MISKVNVQDKFLQIIDYWNPRIGGELNDSYVKMAKIKGEFIWHHHDHEDEMFFVWKGRLLIRLRDGEIAVNEGEFVIIPKGVEHQPIAEEEVHLLLIEPKTTLNTGNVVNERTVSIPQRI, from the coding sequence ATGATTTCGAAGGTCAATGTACAAGATAAATTTTTGCAAATAATTGATTATTGGAATCCCCGAATAGGCGGAGAGTTGAACGATTCATACGTAAAAATGGCAAAGATCAAGGGTGAATTCATTTGGCATCACCATGATCACGAGGACGAAATGTTCTTCGTATGGAAAGGGAGACTACTAATCCGTTTAAGAGACGGTGAAATAGCTGTTAACGAAGGGGAGTTTGTTATTATACCTAAAGGAGTTGAACATCAGCCAATTGCTGAAGAAGAGGTCCATTTACTATTAATCGAACCAAAAACTACTCTAAACACGGGAAATGTGGTGAATGAACGAACCGTTTCGATTCCTCAACGAATTTGA
- a CDS encoding LysR family transcriptional regulator, protein MDIRSLEVFKAVAIEQSITKAAEKLNYVQSNVTARIQRLEQELGVPLLYRYHKKVSLTPAGRELLPHVNKLLYDFEEAIEAVKLSSAPRGTLRIGAMESTASTRLPLIFTQYHKKFPPVELSLYMAPTVDQVSTILKYKVDGAFVDGPILHPEIVEYPVFEESLVLITSYSPEPFQLELILHEPLLSSFAHCIYLGRWQRWLEDNGYAPMKVMEYGTLEGVLKCVENGLGVTVLPISMVESRMQGRLNCHPLPEPYRTVPTVFIRRRDSYMTSALSRFMELVGITNL, encoded by the coding sequence TTGGACATTAGATCTTTGGAGGTGTTTAAGGCAGTAGCAATTGAACAAAGCATTACAAAAGCTGCTGAGAAATTGAATTATGTACAGTCCAACGTTACTGCACGAATACAACGTCTTGAGCAAGAGTTAGGCGTTCCTCTGTTATATCGATATCATAAGAAGGTATCCTTAACGCCTGCAGGACGTGAACTGTTGCCGCATGTAAACAAGTTGCTTTACGATTTCGAGGAAGCGATTGAGGCAGTTAAGCTTTCTTCTGCCCCGCGGGGAACTTTGCGCATTGGAGCTATGGAGTCAACTGCTTCTACACGATTGCCATTGATTTTTACACAATATCACAAGAAATTTCCACCAGTAGAATTAAGCTTATATATGGCACCTACTGTAGATCAGGTTAGTACCATTCTCAAATATAAGGTAGACGGCGCATTTGTGGATGGGCCAATTCTTCATCCGGAAATTGTTGAATACCCTGTCTTTGAAGAATCTCTAGTTTTGATTACAAGCTACTCTCCGGAACCATTCCAATTAGAATTGATTTTACATGAACCACTGCTTTCGTCATTCGCGCATTGCATCTATTTGGGACGTTGGCAGCGATGGCTAGAGGACAATGGCTATGCTCCTATGAAGGTGATGGAATATGGCACTCTAGAGGGTGTCCTTAAATGCGTTGAAAACGGGTTAGGAGTCACCGTCTTACCAATATCTATGGTTGAATCACGGATGCAGGGAAGACTTAACTGTCATCCATTACCGGAACCGTACAGAACAGTGCCCACTGTGTTTATAAGGCGTCGTGACTCGTACATGACCAGTGCTCTCTCACGATTTATGGAGCTGGTGGGCATAACTAATCTGTGA
- the yidC gene encoding membrane protein insertase YidC yields the protein MKKILLLQKWAKPILVMLIGVIPIILLSGCSTASQSNSINADSSGIFNHFFIYPFSILIKFFANAFHGNYGLSIVLMTFIIRLAIMPLMMNQTKKQMDMKEKMAVLQPELTALKEKYKNDVSTDAKKQQQVEMMQLYQKHQFNPLNMGCLPMLLQWPITLAFYYAIRRTPEIAAHDFLWFSLGKTDMILPLIAAAVYYVQFRVSQSVSAQYQQNQNNQMAFIGLLSPIMMGVFSFEMPAALPLYWAVGGIFIIVQTIILNKIYTKPNGESKTYLPM from the coding sequence ATGAAAAAGATTTTGTTGCTCCAAAAATGGGCCAAGCCCATTCTCGTCATGTTGATTGGAGTTATTCCGATCATTTTGCTCAGCGGGTGTTCGACAGCATCCCAATCAAACTCGATTAATGCCGATTCATCAGGGATATTTAACCACTTTTTTATTTATCCATTTTCGATCTTGATCAAATTCTTCGCGAATGCATTTCACGGAAACTACGGATTATCGATCGTGCTGATGACTTTCATCATCAGACTTGCGATCATGCCGCTCATGATGAATCAAACCAAGAAACAAATGGACATGAAAGAAAAGATGGCCGTCCTCCAGCCAGAGTTAACTGCACTTAAGGAGAAGTATAAGAACGACGTCAGTACGGATGCAAAAAAACAACAGCAAGTCGAGATGATGCAACTCTACCAGAAGCATCAATTTAATCCCTTAAACATGGGGTGTTTACCGATGCTTCTCCAATGGCCGATCACCCTCGCATTTTACTACGCCATTCGTCGTACCCCAGAGATTGCAGCTCACGATTTTCTGTGGTTTAGCTTGGGGAAAACAGATATGATTTTGCCGCTTATTGCCGCTGCGGTGTATTACGTTCAGTTCCGCGTGTCTCAATCCGTTTCAGCGCAGTATCAGCAAAATCAAAATAACCAAATGGCTTTCATCGGATTGTTGTCACCGATCATGATGGGTGTCTTTTCTTTTGAGATGCCCGCCGCGTTACCATTATATTGGGCGGTTGGTGGTATATTCATTATCGTGCAAACGATCATACTCAATAAAATATACACGAAGCCAAATGGAGAGAGTAAAACCTACCTACCGATGTAG
- a CDS encoding FMN-dependent NADH-azoreductase translates to MSTVLYITAHPHDHHTSYSLAVGEEFIEAYREAHPGDEVIRLDLYKLSVPHIDADVFSGWGKLASGTSFDQLSDAEKAKVGRLSEIVDQYVAADKYVFVSPMWNFSFPPVLKAYIDAVCVAGKSFKYTEQGIIGLLTDKKAIHIQASGGVYSEGPAAGFESGHSYLAKIMQFHGVPSFDGIFVEGMAAKPDQAQSIKEAAIEKAKEAAKSF, encoded by the coding sequence ATGTCTACTGTTCTCTATATAACCGCCCACCCGCATGATCACCATACTTCCTACTCGCTGGCTGTCGGTGAAGAATTTATCGAAGCCTACCGGGAAGCACATCCAGGCGATGAGGTGATCCGTCTCGACTTGTACAAGCTGTCCGTCCCTCATATCGATGCCGACGTATTCAGCGGTTGGGGCAAGCTTGCTTCCGGCACTTCTTTCGATCAGCTGTCCGACGCCGAGAAAGCCAAAGTCGGACGCCTGAGTGAAATCGTTGATCAATATGTCGCCGCCGATAAATATGTATTTGTTTCACCAATGTGGAATTTTTCGTTCCCACCGGTTTTAAAGGCCTATATTGACGCTGTTTGCGTCGCCGGCAAATCCTTCAAATATACCGAGCAAGGCATCATTGGCTTGCTGACGGACAAAAAGGCAATCCACATTCAAGCAAGCGGCGGCGTCTATTCGGAAGGCCCTGCAGCTGGTTTCGAAAGCGGCCACAGCTATTTGGCAAAAATCATGCAATTCCATGGCGTGCCGTCCTTTGACGGGATTTTTGTTGAAGGCATGGCCGCAAAGCCGGACCAAGCTCAATCGATTAAAGAAGCAGCGATCGAAAAAGCCAAAGAGGCGGCTAAATCGTTCTAA